A single window of Entomoplasma ellychniae DNA harbors:
- the fusA gene encoding elongation factor G: protein MAREYSLNNTRNFGIMAHIDAGKTTTTERILFHTGKIHKIGETHEGASQMDWMAQEQERGITITSAATTAFWNNNRFNIIDTPGHVDFTIEVERSLRVLDGAVAVLDGQSGVEPQTETVWRQATTYRVPRIVFVNKMDKTGADFIYSVKSIGDRLGAKAVPIQLPIGAEDNFSGLIDLVEMKAYGFDGKAEEIATDIAIPANLLDQAQELRDKLVETAVEYDEELMMKFLDGEEITVSELKLAIRKGVLSAEFFPVLAGSAFKNKGVKLLLDAVIDYLPSPLDVPSIKGVLPNGQEAERQADDKEPFSALAFKVMTDPFVGKLTFFRVYSGVLQKGSYVLNSTKGEKERVGRILQMHANNRNEIDEVYAGDIAAAVGLKQTTTGDTLVDEKHEIILESMVFPEPVIQLALEPKTKADQEKMGLALSKLAEEDPTFKTFTDEETGQTIIAGMGELHLDIIVDRMKREFKVETNVGAPQVSYRETIKLPAKSEGKYVKQSGGRGSYGHVVIEFEPNHDKGFEWIDKITGGRVSKEYINAARNGLESALQNGIVAGYPMIDVKATIVDGSMHDVDSNEMAYKIAASFALKEAAKKMNPIILEPIMNVEVTIPDEYYGDVMGNISSKRGLIEGSEQRGNAQTVKSKVPLTEMFGYATELRSFTQGRGNYTMIFSHYAEAPKSVAEEIIKKSGK from the coding sequence ATGGCAAGAGAATATAGCCTAAACAACACTCGAAACTTTGGTATTATGGCTCATATTGATGCTGGTAAAACAACAACAACAGAGCGTATATTATTCCATACTGGTAAAATTCATAAAATTGGTGAAACTCATGAAGGAGCTTCGCAAATGGACTGGATGGCACAAGAACAAGAGCGTGGTATTACTATTACTTCAGCAGCTACAACAGCCTTCTGAAATAATAATAGATTCAACATAATTGATACGCCAGGTCACGTTGACTTTACTATTGAAGTTGAACGTTCATTGCGTGTACTTGATGGAGCTGTAGCGGTTCTTGATGGTCAATCTGGTGTTGAACCTCAAACTGAAACAGTTTGAAGACAAGCAACAACATATAGAGTTCCTCGTATAGTTTTTGTTAACAAAATGGACAAAACTGGTGCAGATTTTATTTATTCAGTTAAATCAATTGGTGATAGATTAGGGGCAAAAGCTGTTCCAATTCAATTACCCATTGGTGCTGAAGATAACTTTTCTGGGCTTATTGATTTAGTTGAAATGAAAGCTTATGGTTTTGATGGTAAAGCAGAAGAAATAGCAACTGATATTGCTATTCCTGCTAACTTATTAGATCAAGCACAAGAATTAAGAGATAAATTAGTTGAAACTGCTGTTGAATATGATGAAGAATTGATGATGAAATTTTTAGATGGAGAAGAAATAACTGTTAGCGAATTAAAATTAGCAATTCGTAAAGGTGTTCTATCAGCTGAATTCTTTCCAGTATTAGCTGGTTCAGCTTTTAAAAACAAAGGTGTTAAATTATTATTAGATGCAGTTATTGATTATCTTCCATCACCACTTGACGTTCCTTCAATTAAAGGAGTCTTACCAAATGGGCAAGAAGCAGAAAGACAAGCAGATGATAAAGAGCCTTTTTCAGCATTGGCTTTTAAAGTTATGACAGACCCATTTGTTGGAAAACTAACTTTCTTTAGAGTTTATTCAGGTGTACTACAAAAAGGAAGTTATGTATTAAACTCAACAAAAGGTGAAAAAGAACGTGTAGGACGTATTTTACAAATGCACGCCAACAACCGTAATGAAATTGATGAAGTGTATGCTGGAGATATTGCTGCAGCAGTTGGTTTAAAACAAACTACAACTGGAGATACATTAGTTGATGAAAAACACGAAATCATTTTAGAATCAATGGTATTTCCAGAACCAGTTATTCAATTAGCTTTAGAACCAAAAACTAAAGCTGATCAAGAAAAAATGGGATTAGCTTTATCTAAACTTGCAGAAGAAGATCCAACTTTTAAAACATTTACTGATGAAGAAACTGGACAAACTATTATTGCAGGAATGGGTGAACTTCATTTAGATATTATTGTTGACCGTATGAAAAGAGAATTCAAAGTTGAAACAAACGTTGGAGCACCTCAAGTTTCATATCGCGAAACAATAAAATTACCAGCTAAATCAGAAGGTAAATATGTTAAACAATCAGGTGGACGTGGATCATATGGTCACGTTGTTATTGAATTTGAACCAAATCATGATAAAGGTTTTGAATGAATTGATAAAATTACTGGTGGACGTGTTTCAAAAGAATACATCAATGCTGCCCGTAATGGTTTAGAGTCAGCTTTACAAAATGGTATTGTTGCTGGATACCCAATGATTGATGTTAAAGCAACAATCGTTGATGGATCTATGCATGATGTCGATTCAAATGAAATGGCATATAAAATTGCTGCATCATTTGCACTTAAAGAAGCAGCAAAAAAAATGAACCCAATTATTTTAGAACCTATAATGAATGTTGAAGTAACAATTCCTGATGAGTATTATGGAGATGTTATGGGTAATATTTCATCAAAAAGAGGTTTAATTGAAGGATCAGAACAAAGAGGTAACGCACAAACAGTTAAGTCGAAAGTTCCTCTAACTGAGATGTTTGGTTATGCCACTGAACTTCGTTCATTTACACAAGGTCGTGGAAACTATACTATGATCTTTAGTCATTATGCAGAAGCACCAAAGAGTGTAGCAGAAGAAATTATTAAAAAATCAGGTAAATAA